The Alicyclobacillus macrosporangiidus CPP55 genome segment GTTGTTGGGCATCATCCCGGTTGGCTGGCGCGTGCTGTCCGACCGATTGCAAATCTACATTTGTGGAGACATACCCGTTCGGCGTGTTGATCCGCGTCTCGTCACTGTACGTTCATGCTGACCCTACCAAAATGGAGGTGGTTGGCATGAAAGATTCGAGGAAGGCGGAGGAAATCGCCGCAAATCGGGTGCAGATGCTGTCTCGGCTGCTTGCAGATGGCCTGGATGCAGGCCGTGCGCGACAGATCAGGGCTGAGATCTGCGCACAAACGGGTCTCTCAGAACTAACCATTCGTCGGTATCTGGCCCAGTACCGCAAGGAAGGTTTCGAGGGCCTCAAGCCAAAAGCCAAAGTGTATCAAAGACCAGACGCCATCCCGGAGTCGCTTCTGGAACAGGCCATCTTGCTGCGACGGGAGGTTCCCACGCGCAGCATCTCCCAAATCATTCAGATCCTTGAGTGGGAGGGGTATGCAAAGCCGGGCCAGATCAAGCGCAGCACCCTGCAGGAGAAGTTGGCAGAGCGGGGGTATAGCTCCCGTCAGATGCGGATGTACGCCGCAACCGGTACAGCCGCCCGCCGGTTTCAGCGTCGGCATCGAAATGAATTGTGGCAGTCGGACATCAAGTTCGGCCCGTATCTGCCCATCGGGCCTGGCGGCGCAAGGAAACAGGTCTACCTCGTCGTGTTCCTGGACGACGCCACGCGGTACGTACTCCATGCCGAGTTCTACCCCACCCTCGACCAGGCCATCGTGGAAGATTGTTTTCGCCAAGCCATCCAGAAATACGGCGCCCCGGATTCTGTGTACTTCGACAACGGAAAACAGTACCGAACCCGTTGGATGGCCCGGACCTGTTCCAAGCTTGGGATACGGCTCCTCTACACCAAGCCGTACGCTGCCGAGAGTAAGGGCAAGGTAGAGAAATTCAATCGGACGGTCGATTCATTTCTCAGCGAGATTGCCCTGGACAAACCGCAGACACTGGAAGAACTGAATCAGAAGTTCTCCGTATGGCTGTC includes the following:
- a CDS encoding DDE-type integrase/transposase/recombinase, giving the protein MKDSRKAEEIAANRVQMLSRLLADGLDAGRARQIRAEICAQTGLSELTIRRYLAQYRKEGFEGLKPKAKVYQRPDAIPESLLEQAILLRREVPTRSISQIIQILEWEGYAKPGQIKRSTLQEKLAERGYSSRQMRMYAATGTAARRFQRRHRNELWQSDIKFGPYLPIGPGGARKQVYLVVFLDDATRYVLHAEFYPTLDQAIVEDCFRQAIQKYGAPDSVYFDNGKQYRTRWMARTCSKLGIRLLYTKPYAAESKGKVEKFNRTVDSFLSEIALDKPQTLEELNQKFSVWLSECYQNKPHVALSTDNQSISPETAYRSDRKALRFVEPEVLANAFLHAETRKVDKSGCISFMDRKYEVGLSFIGCTVDVIYDPADISEVTIEYEGYEPWKARPMVIGERAGKRPKLPEHLGPQPADASRLLGAAQKQHEQRQHRQARAISYTSAWNEVKGDV